The DNA sequence AAGTTTGACAGCATCTCAAAAGTACTAGTGAGTGCTGCTCTCGTTAGTAAAACCCTAAGGGAAAATTGCACTGCAGAGTTTTCTTATCTACAAGAAAAAAACCAAGCATTTACGCTTGGTCTTCTTGTTATTCAACTATGATCTTTTCTTACGATTTCTTAAAAAAGTAGGAATATCTAAAGTATCTAATTCCTCTTCTTGTGCTTGTTTTTGAACTTGTACATTTGAATTCTCTTTTTGCGGTTCTACTCTATTTGTAGATTTAGGACGTTGCTGTAATGTTGACGTTCTGTTTCCACCTGTAACAATTTTTTCATTTTGCTGCTCATCAAATCCAGTCGCAATTACTGTTACAACAATTTCATCCTTTAAGTCCTCATTAATAACAGATCCAAAAATCATATTCACTTCACTATCAGAAGCAGAAGAAACAATCTCGGCAGCTTCATGAACTTCAAACAGACTTAAGTTAGCTCCACCTGTAATGTTCATAAGTACGCCCTGTGCACCATCAATAGATGTTTCAAGCAACGGTGAAGAGATTGCTTTTTTAGCGGCTTCTGCCGCTCTATTTTCACCTGTTGCTACACCAATTCCCATTAAAGCAGATCCTTTTTCACTCATAATTGTTTTGACATCCGCAAAATCTAAGTTAATTAGTCCTGGCACAGCTATTAAGTCTGAAATACCTTGAACACCTTGACGTAAAACATTATCAGCTTCACGGAAAGCCTCAAGCATTGGCGTATTTTTATCGACTATTTCTAATAGCCGATCGTTTGGAATCACAATTAAAGTATCAACTTTTTCTTTTAGTGAGCCTATCCCACCACCAGCTTGATTCATTCTCTTGCGACCTTCAAAAGTAAAAGGACGAGTTACTACACCGACAGTCAATGCGCCCAATTCTTTTGCAATTTCAGCAATTACTGGTGCTGCACCAGTACCAGTGCCTCCTCCCATTCCAGCAGTGATAAAGACCATATCTGCACCGTGTAACACTTCTTCTAATTGTTCACGACTTTCTTCAGCTGCTTTCTTTCCTACTTCAGGGTTTGCGCCTGCTCCTAGTCCTCTAGTTAGCTTACCGCCTAACTGTAATTTAGTTTCGGCTTTCGATAAATGTAAAGCTTGTGCATCTGTATTTACAGCGATAAAGTCTACACCTTGTAAACCATTTTCAATCATTCGGTTTACTGCGTTACTTCCGCCTCCACCGACACCTATTACTTTTATCGTAGCTAACTGATCCATGTCCATTTCAAATTCTAACATTATTGATCCCCCAATCCATCATGGTTCACACACTTTCTTCTTAAATTAAATTTTACTATTCGAAGAACATTTTAAAATATTTCGATACTTTGTTCTTAACACCTGTTCCCTCTTTTGTTGTTTTCTTCTTAGGTAGTTTTTCCTTACGCTCTTTCCTTTCATGTGTATCCTCAGCAAAAGCTCCTACACTTGCAGCAACTTCTTTTCCTTGGATACGCATATTTTTATGAGCGAATGTTATGAGGCCAACAGCATTCGTATATTGAGGTTCGCGAACTCCTATATAATCTGGAATAGCAATGCGAACATTCTTCTGAAGAACATCTCTTGCCAATTCTAATACACCTGGAATTTTCACTGTACCACCAGTTAATACAAACCCTCCGGACAAGTCATGATAACCTAACCTTTGAATTTCTTTTAAAGCTAGTAATAACATTTCCTCTAAACGTGGCTCAATTATATTTGCTAATTGCCATTGGCTAAACTCTTGTTTTTGATCACTACCAATCTCCGAAACTTCGAAAGTCTCATCATCGGAGGCAAGATCTACATAAGCATGTCCAAAGTCAATTTTCACCTTTTCTGCCTCTTCCGTGGAAGTTCTAAATCCAACGGATATATCATTTGTTATATGGTCTCCTCCAACCGGGATTTGTTTAGTCCCTTGGAGAGTTCCATTCTCAAACACAGATACGGTTGTAGAACCACCACCCATATCAATTAAAGCCACACCTAAATTTTTCTCATCCTTTGACAAAGCTATCGTCCCAGCTGCAATTGGTTGTAAAGCAATGCCTGCTACTTGCAGCCCTGCTTTTTCAACACATCTTAAAATATTATGTAACATAGATCTTGCTCCAGTGATAATAATCCCTTCCATTTCAAGACGCACACCAATCATACCGCGAGGATCATTGATTTCATCCAATCCATCAACAATAAATTGTTTAGGGATAACATCAATAATTTCTCTTTCAGGTGGGATTGAGACTACTTGGGCTGCATCAATAACTCGTTCAATATCTTCATCTCCAATTTCTCGATCGTCACTGGAAACCGCAACAACACCGTGACACGGCTGAAGTTGAATATGATTACCTGTTATTCCTACAATTACACCTTGTATTGATAGTCCAATCATTCTCTCAGCTTTATCAACAGCAGTACGAATTGATTGTACAGTTTCATCTATATCAACGATAGATCCCTTTTTAATACCTTCTGATTGAGTCTCCCCAACACCTATTACATTCAACGTTCCGTTTGCCATTTCACCAATTACTACACGAACGCATGATGTGCCGATATCTAGTGTGACGTATATGTCTTGGTTGTTCATTCGTTGGCACCTCCTTAAACCTACATTCATTTCTATTTTTATTATCATTATTGAGTTTATGAATTGTATTCAACAAAAACAGTTCATTCCCTCTTTTTTATCATGGATTTTACTGTAAAAAGTAGAAAATCAATAAATGAAAACATCAATTCTTTTCTTTTCTTTTTTTCATCCACTTTTCTAATAAAATTCGTCTTATCATGGCGATATTATGAAATAACCTCACACCAAAAGCAAAAACTGCAGCTAAGTATAAGTCTACACCAAGATGGACGCCTAGAAAAGCTAAACCCGCTGCTAAAATGATATTGGTAAAAAATCCCGTTAAAAATACCTTTTCTTCAAAGACCCTCTCCAAATGTGCTCTTATACCACCAAATAATGTATCAAGAGCTGCTAATATAGCTATAGAGAGGTAACTTGAATATTCATCAGGGATGCGGAACTCCGTATAAAGCCCTAAAAGGATACCAATAAGAAGCCCTAAAATAGGTAACCACATGCCTATTAATCCTCCTTTACAGCTTCCATATGTCTTACCCTCAGTGACCTATCATAAGCTGGGAGTTCAACGAAATTAATTGGTGTAGAAGCAATTGATAGATTTTCATAAGAGAAAAATTCTCTAGATTGCGATGACATAATTGCATGATGCAAACCTTCTGGATCATCGGTAAGAACTCGAACTTTTAAAGGGAACTCTGTTACCCTACTACTATTTATTAGCGTTACGCCATTAGCTTCACGGATAGCGGTAGTAGAAACAATTCTTTCATTAGATATTGCAATTTCCTTCGCCCCATTTATATTTAATTCATTGACGAGCATACGCAATAAATATGGGGGAACAGAACGTATAGGTCCACCTTCATAAAACTCATCAAAATATGGTGTTACATCTATAATAACCCCTTGCCCACTGACTTTCGTTAGGCCAGCACGTTCCCTCAGTTCTTCTATAGCTTCGACCATTACAGGTTCAACATCTTCCGTTTGCTGTAGTTGGTATAATAATTCGAGTTGACTTTCTAATGCTTCATTTAACTCTTTTTGCCTCTCTTTTTCAACCGTTAAGGCTTGTCGAAGCTCTAGCGTACTTCTTGTATCCCTGACTTCAGGCTCTTTCGTAGTCTGAAATTGTATAGCAACCATAAAACCAATAATGATTGTAACACATGTGAATATAATCATTTTATCTTTCAAGATACATCACCCTCTTTCTGAAAAATAAGGGTCTAGTACAATGTCATTTCTTTTTTCGATACGAACCTCTATGTTATCACTTAATAATTGATCTACAACTCCACCAACCATATTAATAGCACTATTTAATGTATTACTATTTCCAATGGCTGTAATCTCAAATGGTGCATAGGATACTTGTCCATCAATTTCAATCACAGGTCCAATACACTGTATATATGAACGGTGATTAATACGATGACCATTAATAGCGATAGCTTCAGCACCAGTAACTAAGAGCTCATCAATCAGCTTTTGAATATGCTGCTCATGTACAATATAATTGTTTGGATTTTCTCCTTCAGTCACATAATCAGCATCTGTTAGCGTAACGCTTATTCCCTCGCCTTGCACTTGGACTGCACCAGTAACTAAACGCAATTTCTCTAGGTCTTCTACTAAGTTAAAATAACGTCTTTGTTGATTGGCTATTTCCTCTTCTACTTCATTAATTTGATTTTGAACATCTCGAAGTTCTTCAGCCAAGTTTCGATTTATCGTTTGTTCCATTAATACTTCATTCCGAAGGTCGTCTTCTACTCGCCACTGTGAGTTCGTTATTTGATCAGGAGATCTGCCTTGTTCACTCGTAAACTGATAACTTATCGCCAAAATAAAACCTGTAACTAATAGGACTAGAGAAAAAATAACGTGGCTACCCTTCACTCTCAACTTCTTCTTCCTCCTCCATATCAAACCGTTCAAAATACGGGTTAACTCGCATATGAACAATGCCTTCTACGTTTGGATCTAATTGCTCAACAACAGAAGGATAAGGACTAATTCTCTCTGCAAAACGCCTAATAGTTGAGTGAACTTCAAACCCATCATTCATATAAATAATTAAGCGCAATGGGTCTTGTTCTGTAGGAGAAAGTAGAATTTCAGATATTCTAAGCCTTAACGATTGAGAAATATTTACTAGCTCCTCTGCAAGTTCCATAGTATGCTCTTCACTGTTCATACCAGTTAAAATCGGTCCGTCTATTGGATTTTGTGTGCCATCATTATTTAATACTTGTCCCGTTTCAAGCAAGGGATAATACAATCCATCATACGCTACGTACCCAACCCGATTGTATTCTTCTACTGCAATAGCAATACTGTTAGGCCACTCTCTATTTAGTTCAACTTTCGCGATTTCAGGTCTTTCAAGAATAGTTTCTTCTACTGATTGAGCATTTATCCTCCACATACTTACTTCTTCTAATAGCCGAGATTGTTGTATGATCCATTCTTCTGAGACATTTTCATTTCCAACAACATTTACTGATTTTACATGACTATATGATGTTTGAAAATATGCAACAATTGTCATTAGCAAAAAAAACAAAGAAATATAGAAAATAACTCTACGATTTGCTCGTTGCTTACGACGGTCCTTTAAAGTTGGAATTCTTTCTTCAATTTCAATGACATTTTTTTTACTCATTGTTCCTTTCCTCCATTGTATAGCAAGGATTCGACAGATAAAATAACATTTCATAACAATCGTCAAATAGAGACAAAATGCCTGTTTATCCGTTCCGTTTTATAGTTCTAATTACCCCCTATAAAAGACTTATAAAGGTGTATCACCTTTACAAATATCGACATCGTTATGACAAAAGAGGATGCTTCAAAAGGTCGCTTTTTACCTTTTGAAACATCCTTGAATGAGAGAAAACTTAATATCCCCTCTTTTCATTAGGTAGAAAACAAAAACTATCGAATTTAATCTTAACGCTTACCAACTAACTCTACTTCCGTTTCCATTTTAACACCAAATTTATTATAAATGGTATTTTTTGCAAACTGTATTAATTCTAACACATCATTCGCTGTAGCATCACCTTTATTTACAATAAAGTTAGCATGCATTTCTGAAATTTGTGCGCCACCTATAGAATATCCTTTTAAACCAGCTTCTTCAATAAGCTTTCCTGCATGGTGTGGTAATGGATTTCTAAAGACACTTCCGCAGCAAGGATAATTCCAAGGCTGTGTATCTCTACGATAATCTTTATTTTTTTGCATCTCAGCCGTAATTTCTTTTTTATCTCCTTCTTTTAATTGAAATTCTGCTTCAACACAAATTGCTTCATCGCTTTGAAGGCGTGAGGTACGATAAGAAAAATCCATCTCTTTATTCTCTAGCCATTTAAAAGTGCCATCAGAAAATAAAACATGTGCTTTTATTAATATATTTGATATATCAGAACCATGTGCGCCAGCATTCATAAAAACTGCCCCACCTACACTACCTGGAATACCACTCGCAAACTCTAATCCCGAATAACCTTTTTTACTCATCATAGTTGATAGCTTTATTAATGAATATCCAGCTCCTACTTTAATGCGATCATCCTTTTGCTGAAACTTCGCTAAGTCTTCTCCAAGTTTAATGACGACACCAGTAATACCTTCGTCAGAAACTAACAAGTTAGACCCTCTCCCGATTACAAACCAAGGTATTTCTTGCTTCTTAATCTCTTCTATCGCGATTTGAAGAGCTTCAACTGATGAGGGCTCAATAAATATACTAGCTGGCCCACCTATTTTCCATGTTGTATGTTTTTTTAGTGGTTCATTTATTAATATTTTCCCCACTTGAAGAGCTTCTAGTTTTTCCTTTAAAAGCTGCATGTTAAACCTCCATAGTAAAATTAAATTAGTTCATTTACATACACTATATAAGCATTTTGAGATAATATTCACTCGAAACAGATGAAGTGTTCATCACACATTAACTATGATTGACATGAATTCACAAAGTAATAAACAGTACTATTTATTACTTCTTCATTATAACTTAAAAAAGTTGTCTTAATCACTAGAATAGCAAGGAATAGAAAAAAAATGAAGAAAAAAATGTTGTAAAAAATACTTAATGTCACGATGATAGTATTATATTAAAAAAATTTTAAACTGTGTTACCATTTTCAGTAGGACATAAAAATTAGTATTTCGGTTGACTGTGTTACTCTATAATTTGCTAAGGGTAGTTGGGCTGGCAGCTCGCCATCTTACCTTTACTTCTTTTCTTTCCTCAAGGGCAGATCCGGACAGCCCATCTACCTTCACCACTTTAAAATGACTTAAGGGCAATAAGAACTAAACCTAATCATCTCCCACTTCAGAAACTCGACAATACCCTTCACAAAAAAGCGTTCAAAGGATCACTCTCGCCTTTGAACGCTTTTTTTAGTTATTATCGCATATGTCGACTTATATTTAATAATACCCCTATACTCGTTAGCATAAGTGTGAGGGACGACCCCCCATAACTAAGTAACGGAAGTGTTATTCCAGTAACTGGCATTAACCCAATGACTACACCAATGTTTATCATTACTTGAATCGCTATCATACCAATTATTCCAGTTGCCAGGAGACTTCCATAAAGATCGGGTGCATATAAGGCAATCCTTAAGCCTCTCCATAGTAAAACAGCAAAGCAACACAAGACGAACGCTCCACCAACAAAACCTAATTCTTCAGAAACTATAGCAAAAATAAAATCAGTTTGAGGTTCTGGTAAGTAAAAATATTTCTGTCTACTCTCTCCTAATCCTAAGCCTAAAAATCCACCAGGTCCAATCGCATAAAGTGATTGGATAATTTGAAAACCACTTCCTAATGGGTCTTGCCACGGATCTAAAAAGGAAGTGATTCTTTGTAAGCGGTAAGGTGCGGATATAATTAGTCCAACAAAACCTACCAAACCTAGAATACCAAGAAAAGCAAAATGCTTAATT is a window from the Evansella cellulosilytica DSM 2522 genome containing:
- the ftsZ gene encoding cell division protein FtsZ, whose amino-acid sequence is MLEFEMDMDQLATIKVIGVGGGGSNAVNRMIENGLQGVDFIAVNTDAQALHLSKAETKLQLGGKLTRGLGAGANPEVGKKAAEESREQLEEVLHGADMVFITAGMGGGTGTGAAPVIAEIAKELGALTVGVVTRPFTFEGRKRMNQAGGGIGSLKEKVDTLIVIPNDRLLEIVDKNTPMLEAFREADNVLRQGVQGISDLIAVPGLINLDFADVKTIMSEKGSALMGIGVATGENRAAEAAKKAISSPLLETSIDGAQGVLMNITGGANLSLFEVHEAAEIVSSASDSEVNMIFGSVINEDLKDEIVVTVIATGFDEQQNEKIVTGGNRTSTLQQRPKSTNRVEPQKENSNVQVQKQAQEEELDTLDIPTFLRNRKKRS
- the ftsA gene encoding cell division protein FtsA, with the protein product MNNQDIYVTLDIGTSCVRVVIGEMANGTLNVIGVGETQSEGIKKGSIVDIDETVQSIRTAVDKAERMIGLSIQGVIVGITGNHIQLQPCHGVVAVSSDDREIGDEDIERVIDAAQVVSIPPEREIIDVIPKQFIVDGLDEINDPRGMIGVRLEMEGIIITGARSMLHNILRCVEKAGLQVAGIALQPIAAGTIALSKDEKNLGVALIDMGGGSTTVSVFENGTLQGTKQIPVGGDHITNDISVGFRTSTEEAEKVKIDFGHAYVDLASDDETFEVSEIGSDQKQEFSQWQLANIIEPRLEEMLLLALKEIQRLGYHDLSGGFVLTGGTVKIPGVLELARDVLQKNVRIAIPDYIGVREPQYTNAVGLITFAHKNMRIQGKEVAASVGAFAEDTHERKERKEKLPKKKTTKEGTGVKNKVSKYFKMFFE
- a CDS encoding small basic family protein, with amino-acid sequence MWLPILGLLIGILLGLYTEFRIPDEYSSYLSIAILAALDTLFGGIRAHLERVFEEKVFLTGFFTNIILAAGLAFLGVHLGVDLYLAAVFAFGVRLFHNIAMIRRILLEKWMKKRKEKN
- a CDS encoding DUF881 domain-containing protein, yielding MKDKMIIFTCVTIIIGFMVAIQFQTTKEPEVRDTRSTLELRQALTVEKERQKELNEALESQLELLYQLQQTEDVEPVMVEAIEELRERAGLTKVSGQGVIIDVTPYFDEFYEGGPIRSVPPYLLRMLVNELNINGAKEIAISNERIVSTTAIREANGVTLINSSRVTEFPLKVRVLTDDPEGLHHAIMSSQSREFFSYENLSIASTPINFVELPAYDRSLRVRHMEAVKED
- a CDS encoding DUF881 domain-containing protein; translated protein: MKGSHVIFSLVLLVTGFILAISYQFTSEQGRSPDQITNSQWRVEDDLRNEVLMEQTINRNLAEELRDVQNQINEVEEEIANQQRRYFNLVEDLEKLRLVTGAVQVQGEGISVTLTDADYVTEGENPNNYIVHEQHIQKLIDELLVTGAEAIAINGHRINHRSYIQCIGPVIEIDGQVSYAPFEITAIGNSNTLNSAINMVGGVVDQLLSDNIEVRIEKRNDIVLDPYFSERG
- a CDS encoding cell division protein FtsQ/DivIB, whose protein sequence is MSKKNVIEIEERIPTLKDRRKQRANRRVIFYISLFFLLMTIVAYFQTSYSHVKSVNVVGNENVSEEWIIQQSRLLEEVSMWRINAQSVEETILERPEIAKVELNREWPNSIAIAVEEYNRVGYVAYDGLYYPLLETGQVLNNDGTQNPIDGPILTGMNSEEHTMELAEELVNISQSLRLRISEILLSPTEQDPLRLIIYMNDGFEVHSTIRRFAERISPYPSVVEQLDPNVEGIVHMRVNPYFERFDMEEEEEVESEG
- the murB gene encoding UDP-N-acetylmuramate dehydrogenase, with the protein product MQLLKEKLEALQVGKILINEPLKKHTTWKIGGPASIFIEPSSVEALQIAIEEIKKQEIPWFVIGRGSNLLVSDEGITGVVIKLGEDLAKFQQKDDRIKVGAGYSLIKLSTMMSKKGYSGLEFASGIPGSVGGAVFMNAGAHGSDISNILIKAHVLFSDGTFKWLENKEMDFSYRTSRLQSDEAICVEAEFQLKEGDKKEITAEMQKNKDYRRDTQPWNYPCCGSVFRNPLPHHAGKLIEEAGLKGYSIGGAQISEMHANFIVNKGDATANDVLELIQFAKNTIYNKFGVKMETEVELVGKR